CCGCGTAACGCGTCCACAGCAGGCCGCTGGTGCCCTCCAGGCTGTGGAAGACCCCCTGTGCCCCGGCCGAGTCGTGGCTGCCGTGGGTCGACGACGACTGGAGCGTCGCCGCCGTGTAGGTGTCCCGCAACGACGCCGGCACCACCGTCTCCTGCGGCGTGTCCGCGACCGCCGTGGACGGCAGCAGCGGGGTCAGTCCGGCCGCCAGGACGGCGGAGGCGGCGACAAGACGCAGACGTGCGGAGCCATGACGGGCCAAGAGGGTCCCTCCCCGGGAACGGAGACGGACGGGACCGGACGCGTCTCGGCATCCACGGTCCCCGGCCCCCCGGCCTTCACATCCGTCTCACAAGTCGGCTGATCCTACAGTCACTTCACAGCCCCGCAGAAAGGGGTTACCAGGAGACACGAGAACGCCGTGGCCCCCACCGATGTTCGGTGGGGGCCACGGCGTTCACTCATATGAGCCGGCGTCAGCCGTTGCGCTTCCAGCGCGGCTTGTCGTCGCGGCGGCCGGTCGTGCCGGAGCCGGAGCCGGAGCCGGTTCCGCGGTGGTCGTCACGGCGGAAGCCCGGACGGTCGTGGCCACCGGAGCGGAAGCCCGGGCGGTCGTCGCGACGGTCACGGTTGAACGGACGGTCGCTGCCACGGTGGGTGGACGGACGGTCGTCGCGACGGTCGCGGTTGAAGCCGCCCGACTGACGGTCGTCGCGGCGGAAGCCACCGGAGGGGCGCTCGTCACGACGGTCACGGTTGAAACCGCCCGCGGGACGCTCGTCACGACGGAAGCCACCGGAGGGGCGCTCGTCACGACGGTCGTCGCGGCGGTCGTCACGACGGTCACGGTTGAAACCGCCCGCGGGACGCTCGTCACGACGCTCGAAGGAGCGGCCGCCACGGTCGTCACGGCCGGCGCCACCACGGTCGTCACGGCGGTCGCGGTTGAAGCCACCGCGGTCGTCACGACGCTCGAAGGAACGGCCACCACGGTCGTCACGGCGGTCGTCACGGCGGAACCCGCCACGGTCGCCGTCACGACGGTCACGGTTGAAGCCACCGCGGTCGTCACGACGCTCGAAGGAACGGCCACCACGGTCGTCGCGACGGTCGTCACGCCGCTCGTAGTTGCCCCGCTCGTCACGGCGCTGACGCGGCTGCTCGTACGCGGGACGCTCGGCGGCCTGCTCGGAGACCGCGGCCTCGGCCGGCGCCTCCGCCACGGCGTTCTGCTCCACGGCCGCCTCGGCGGCCGCGACGACAGCCGCTTCCGGGTCCTCGCCACGCTCGCGCGCCACGCGGGCCACCAGACGGTCGGCCTCCTCACGCAGCTCGGTCGCCCGTCGCTGCGCGCGCTCCAGCTCCTTGCTGAGCTGGGAGACCTCACGCTCGGCCTGCTGCGCCGCGTTGCCCGCGGACTCGGCCTGGACCTCCGTCATCGAGCGGGCGCCGGTGATCTCGGCGACCTCCGGCTCGAAGGCGGCGCCGCCCTGGATGATGTGACGCCCGGCGTCGACGCCCGCGTCCTCCATCAGACGGAAGATCTGACGGCGCTGGTGCGGCAGCGAGAGGGAGACGACCGTGCCGGTGCGGCCGGCCCGCGCGGTGCGGCCCGCGCGGTGCAGGTAGTCCTTGTGGTCGCCGGCAGGGTCCACGTTGAGCACCAGGTCGATGCCGTCGACGTGGATACCGCGGGCGGCGACGTCGGTCGCGACGAGCGCGTTGACGTAACCGTCCTTGAAGTCGGCCAGCGTGCGGGTCCGCGCGCCCTGGGTCATGCCGCCGTGCAGCGCGTCCGCCTTCACACCGGAGTCGCGCAGCTGCTCGGCGATACGGTCGGCGCCGAGCTGGGTGCGGACGAAGATGATGGTGCGGCCCTTGCGGGAGGCGATCGCGGCGGTGACCGGCGCCTTGTCCTTGGGCTTCACGATCAGGATGTGGTGCGACATGGTCGTGACGTTGCCCTGGGCGCTGTCGACCTCGTGCGTGACCGGGTTGGTCAGGTAGCGCTTGACCAGCGTGGAGATCTCGTTCTCCATCGTGGCCGAGAACAGCATGCGCTGGCCGCCGCCGGGGATCTGGTCGAGCAGCTCGGTGACCTCGGGCAGGAAGCCCAGGTCGGACATCTGGTCGGCCTCGTCGAGGACGGCGACCTGGACGTTCTCGAGCGAGCAGGCGCCGCGGTTGATGAGGTCACGCAGACGGCCCGGGGTGGCGACGAGGACGTCGACGCCGCGCTCCAGGGCGTACATCTGGTTGCTCATGGACGTACCGCCGCAGACGACCTTCATCTTCAGGCCGAGTACGTCGCCGTACGGCTGAAGCGCGTCCGCGACCTGCATCGCGAGCTCACGCGTCGGCGTGAGGATGATGCCGCGGGGCTTCTTCTTGTCGGTGTGGCCGCCGGACAGCGACGCCAGCAGCGGCAGACCGAACGAGAGGGTCTTGCCGGAGCCGGTGCGGCCACGGCCGAGGATGTCCTTGCCGGCCAGGGCGTCCGGGATGGTCGCGGCCTGGATCGGGAAGGGGCTGGTCACGCCGTTCTGCGCGAGCTTGCGCACGACGCCCTCGGGGAGCCCGAGGGTGGCGAAGGTGACTTCGGGGGTCTCGGGCGTCTCGACGACGGCCTCGACGGCCTCGGCGATGGCCTCGGCGACAGCCTCGGCGGTCTCGGCGGTCTCGGTGACCTCGATCGCCTCGAGGGTGATCGGCTCGTCGTTGTTCTCGGGCACGACGGAGTGATCAGTACTGGAAATGGACATGCGAATGCGAAACCTTCCGGAGTCTCAAGTCGGCACGCGCCCGTCAACTCCGTGTTCGCATTGCACTACGACCGCCTCTATGCGGTCAGCCACGGCAAGGGAGAGTACGCGCCACACGGCGCGCTCTGCGGTGGCGCCGGGCAAATGGGATCAAACGATCTACCACTATAAGCACCCTGGCCACCGAAGGCAAACTGAGCCTCATCACCGCAGCTCAGCAGCCATCCAGGGCCTGAACCGAAGAGCCTGCCTGCTCTAGGCGGGCGAGCCCGCCTCCGGCGCCGGTTCCCGGTCCGCCAGCTGCGCCGCCGGCCCTCCGTCGTCCTCGTGCGCCGAGGACGACGGCTCGGCGACCGTCGGCTCCGGCGTGGGCGACGGCGGCTCCGGCGTGGGCGCGGGCGGCTCCGGGTCCGGCGAGCGCGTGGGCGCGGGCGGCTGCGCCCCGGTGGGCGTCGGCGCCCCCGGCTGCTCGCTCCTGCCCGGCCGCGCCGCCCCCGCCGAGGCCGGCGCGCTCCGGCCCGCGGACGGCGGGGCCGAGGCCGACGCCGAGGCGCTCGCCCTGCCCTTGTCGCCCTTCCCGTGCCCGTGCTTGCCGTCGCCGCCCGCCGCACCCATCCCGAAGCCGCCCCCCGAGCCCGCCGAGACCCCGCCGGGGGCCTCACCGCCCCGCTGCCCCGCCGAGTGCGACGGCTCGGCCCGGCCGCCCTCCTCGTGCCCCACGCTCATGCAGCCGGCGGCCGCGGCGACGGCCATGACCGTCGCGGCCAGACGAACGGGTACGTACAAGGGGCGCACGGGGCCACCTCCGGGGCAGGCGTAAGGAGTCGACGTGCCCAACTCCCGGCGCCCGCAAGAAGACACGCGCCGACGCGCGCCCCTCTGCCGGACGGCTCAGCCGTAGCCGAGGGCGTGCAGCCGCGCGTCGTCGATGCCGAAGTGGTGGGCGATCTCGTGCACCACCGTGACCTCCGTCTCGGCGACGACCTCCTCCCGCGTCTTGCACATCCGCAGCGTCGGCCCCCGGTAGATCGTGATCCGGTCCGGCAGGACGCCGGCGTACCACTCCCCGCGGTCCGTCAGCGGAGTCCCCTCGTACAGCCCGAGCAGCTCGGGATCGTCCGCCGCCGGTTCGTCCTCGACGAACACCGCGACGTTGTCCATCAGTCGCGTCAACTCCGGCGGAATCCGGTCCAGCGCCTCGGCGACCAGTTCCTCGAACTCCTCGCGCGTCATCTCCAGCACAGGCCCATTGTCCGGTACGAGGCGGTCGGGGGGAGGTCACGAACCGTCCGCATACCAACACCCGGACCGGGGCATAGGGCATCAATGGTCCGCGCCCGTCTCCCCACCGCAGTCCTGAAGCGTCCCAAGCCCGTCCGGCGCGGGAACCCGGTCCCCGAACTCGCCGCCCGGCCCAACCCCTGGATCCGCGCCCTCGGCCTGACCGCCGTCGTCCTCATCGGCGCCTGGCTCGGCCTGCTGATCGTCGGGGACGTCCGCGTGTCCGTCGGCCCCATGAACACGACGATGACCCTGCGCCCGTCCGTCACCGGCGGCACGAAGATCAACATCTCCCCGCTCGGCGCGCTCAGCCTGGACAGCCACATCGCCCCGGTCCGCCTCGACGTGAACGTCGACCAGCTCGACCCCGAGCGCTCCCAGGCCCTCGTCGACCACCCCGAACGCCTCTCCGGCCTCCAGGACGAGGTCGCCCGTGACATCGAGCACGGCACCCTCGACCTCGCGCTCCGCTCCTGCGTCGCCGTGGTCTCCGGCGCCACCGCGCTCGGCCTCGCCGTCTACCGCCGTCCCCGCCGCGCCCTCGCCGCCGGCGGTCTCGCCCTCACCCTGCTGGCCGCCTCGGGCGCGACCGCGTACGCCACCTGGAACCCCAAGTCGGTGCTGGAGCCGCGGTTCTCGGGCCTGCTGTCCTCCGCGCCCTCGCTCGTCGGCAACGCACGCAGCATCGTCACCGAGTTCGACGTCTACCAGCAGGAGCTCGCCCGCCTGGTCACCAACGTGACCAAGCTCTACGACGTCACCTCCACGCTCCCCGCCTTCCAGCCGGACCCGACCACGGTCCGCGTCCTGCACGTGTCCGACATCCATCTGAACCCCGCGAGCTGGAAGATCATCGCGTCGCTCGTGGAGCAGTACAAGGTCAATGTGATCGTCGACTCCGGCGACACGATGGACCACGGCTCGGCGGCGGAGAACGGCTTCCTGGACCCCATCGCCACGCTGGGCGCGCCGTACGTCTGGGTCAGGGGCAACCACGACTCGCTCGTCACCCAGCGCTACCTGGAGGGCATGAAGAACGTGCACGTCCTCGACGACGGCCGCACGGTCAGCCTCGCCGGGCTGCGCTTCGCGGGCATCGGCGACCCCCAGTTCACCCCCGACCGCTCCTCCGCGCCGGGCGCCGAGGAGTCCCAGGAGGAGGCGGGCGCCCGGCTGGCCCAGGCCCTGCGCGCCCAGCGGGACGCCGGCACCCCGGCGGACGTGGCCATCGCCCACGAGCCCTCCGCCGCCCGGGGCACGGACGGCGAGGTGCCCCTGGTCCTGGCCGGCCATCTCCACCACGAGGACATGGAGGTCATGAAGAAGGGCACGCGGCTGCGCGTCGAGGGCTCGACCGGCGGTAGCGGCCTGCGTGCCGTCGAGGGCAAGTACCCGGACCCCATCGAGGCGTCGATCCTCTACTTCGACCGCGACACCCGCCGCCTCCAGGCCTGGGACGAGATCAAACTCGGCGGCCTGGGTCTGACGACGGCCGAGGTCAGCCGCCATCTCCCGAAGGAGAACCTGCCCGGAGCCGTACCGTCCCCGAGCCCCTCCCCGACTCCCTCCCCCAGCCCGCCGCTCAGCCCGTCCGTCGGTCCGTCCGTCAGCCCCTCCAGGACGGCCCCGTAAACCGTTTTGGCGATACCCCCCGCCATCCCATATGCTCATGACGTCCCCGACGCGCTGAGAAGCGCCCAGGCGGGCCGATAGCCCTCATCGTCTAGCGGCCTAGGACGCCGCCCTTTCAAGGCGGTAGCACGGGTTCGAATCCCGTTGGGGGCACGCAACACCGTGTGCGACACTGTCGTACACAACAGCTTGGTCCTGTGGAGCAGTTTGGAGTGCTCGCCACCCTGTCAAGGTGGAGGCCGCGGGTTCAAATCCCGTCAGGACCGCTGAGGTTTCACGTGAAACCTCGTGGCTGGGTAGCTCAGTTGGTACGAGCGATCGCCTGAAAAGCGATAGGTCGCCGGTTCGACCCCGGCCCCAGCCACAAGAACGAAAACCCCCTCCGGGCGACCGGAGGGGGTTTTCGTCGCTGCGCGTTGGACGAGGCGGCCCCAAAAGCACTCGCCCCTTCTTTCGCCAAGATGAGATCCTGGATCGCGTATGTCTACGCACCCCACTCCCGGCGCCTCTGCTCCGGGCACTCCCGCCCTCGGCGACCTCGCCCCCCGCCTGACCGAGCTGTCACTGCGCGACGCGCACCGGCTCGGGCGCAGGCTCGAAGGCGCGCGCAAGATCCGCAAGCCGGAGGCCCGTGCCGCCGTCCTCGCCGAGATCGAGGCGGAGGTCGCACAGGTCGAGGAGCGGATGGTCCTGCGGCGCGGCCGGGTGCCCGCCGTCTCGTACCCCGAGCAGCTTCCGGTCAGCCAGAAGAAGGACGAGATCGCGGCCGCCATCCGTGATCACCAGGTCGTCATCGTCGCCGGTGAGACCGGGTCCGGAAAGACCACCCAGATCCCCAAGATCTGTCTCGAGCTGGGGCGCGGCGTCCGCGGCATGATCGGGCACACACAGCCTCGTCGGATCGCCGCCCGCACCGTCGCCGAGCGGGTCGCGGAGGAACTCAGCACGCCCCTGGGCGAGGCCGTCGGCTGGAAGGTGCGGTTCACCGACCAGGTGAACCCGGACGCCACCTTCGTGAAGCTGATGACGGACGGCATCCTCCTCGCGGAGATCCAGACCGACCGTGAGCTGCGCGCGTACGACACGATCATCATCGACGAGGCCCACGAGCGGTCCCTCAACATCGACTTCCTGATGGGCTATCTCGCCCAGCTGCTCCCCCGCCGCCCTGATCTCAAGGTCGTCATCACCTCGGCGACCATCGACCCGGAGCGTTTCTCCCGGCACTTCGGCGAAGCCCCGATCGTCGAGGTCAGCGGGCGGACGTACCCGGTGGAGGTCCGTTACCGGCCGCTCCTCGAAGAGGACTCCGAGGACGCCGACCGCGACCAGATCACCGCGATCACCGACGCCGTGGAAGAGCTCATGGGCGAGGGGAAGGGCGACATCCTCGTCTTCCTCTCCGGTGAACGGGAGATCCGGGACACGGCCGACGCGCTGGAGAAGAAGAAGTTCCGCTTCACGGAGGTCCTGCCGCTCTACGCCCGGCTCTCGCACGCCGAGCAGCACCGGGTCTTCCAGCAGCACACGGGCCGCAGGATCGTTCTGGCGACGAACGTGGCCGAGACGTCCCTGACCGTCCCGGGCATCAAGTACGTCATCGACCCCGGCTTCGCCCGCATCAGCCGCTACAGCCACCGCACCAAGGTCCAGCGCCTGCCCATCGAGCCGATCTCGCAGGCCAGCGCCAACCAGCGCAAGGGCCGCTGCGGCCGGACCAGCGACGGCATCTGCATCCGGCTGTACGACGAGGACGACTTCCTCGCCCGCCCGGAGTTCACGGACGCGGAGATCCTCCGTACGAACCTGGCCAGCGTCATCCTCCAGATGACCGCGGCGGGCCTCGGCGACATCGAGAAGTTCCCCTTCATCGACCCGCCGGACCACCGCAACATCCGCGACGGCGTGCAGCTGCTCCAGGAGCTGAACGCACTGGACCCGGCCGAGAAGGACCCCCGCCGGCGGCTCACCCAGACCGGCCGCAAGCTGGCCCAGCTGCCCGTCGACCCGCGCCTCGCCCGCATGGTCCTGGAGGCCGACAAGAACGGCTGTGTGCGCGAGGTCATGGTGATAGCCGCCGCGCTGTCCATCCAGGACCCGCGTGAGCGCCCGGCCGACAAGCAGACCCAGGCCGACCAGCAGCACGCCCGCTTCAAGGACGAGACCAGCGACTTCCTCGCCTATCTCAACCTGTGGCGGTACGTCCGCGAGCAGCAGAAGGAGCGGGGTTCCTCCTCCTTCCGGCGTATGTGCAAGCAGGAGTACCTGAACTTCCTGCGCATCCGTGAGTGGCAGGACATCTACACGCAGCTCCGCACGGTCGCCAAGCAGATGGGCATCCATCTGAACGAGGAGGACGCGCCCGAGCAGAGTGTCCATGTCTCGCTCCTCGCCGGGCTGCTCTCGCACATCGGCATGAAGGACGTGAAGGACGGCAACAAGAACGAGTACCTGGGGGCGCGGAGCGCCAAGTTCGCGATCTTCCCGGGCTCGGCCCTCTTCAAGAAGCAGCCGCGCTTCATGATGTCCGCCGAGCTGGTGGAGACGAGCCGGCTCTGGGCCCGCGTCAACGCGCGGATCGAGCCGGAGTGGGTCGAGCCGCTCGCCGGGCACCTGCTGAAGCGGACGTACAGCGAGCCGCGTTGGGAGAAGGACCAGGCGGCCGTGATGGCGGACGAGAAGGTCACGCTGTACGGCGTCCCGATCATCGCCCAGCGGAAGGTCAACTACGGCCGGATCGACCCGGAGACCTCCCGCGACCTGTTCATCCGCAACGCGCTGGTCGAGGGCGACTGGCGCACGCACCACAAGTTCTTCGCCGACAACCGCCGGCTCCTCAGCGAGGTCGAGGAGCTGGAGCACCGTGCCCGGCGCCGGGACATCGTGGTGGACGACGAGACGCTGTTCGACTTCTACGACGAGCGGGTGCCCGAACACGTCGTGTCCGGCGCGCACTTCGACTCGTGGTGGAAGCACAAGCGGCACGAGCAGCCCGATCACCTGGACTTCGAGCGGGAGATGCTCATCCGGGAGTCGGCGGAGGCGGTCACCAAGGCCGACTATCCGGACTCCTGGCGGCAGGGTCAGCTGACGTTCCGGGTCACGTACCAGTTCGAGCCGGGCGCGGACGCGGACGGCGTGACCGTCCACATCCCGCTCCATGTCCTCAACCAGGTCACGGACGAGGGCTTCGACTGGCAGATCCCGGGTCTGCGGGAGGAGGTCGTCACGGAGCTGATCCGTTC
The sequence above is a segment of the Streptomyces asoensis genome. Coding sequences within it:
- a CDS encoding DEAD/DEAH box helicase, producing MSISSTDHSVVPENNDEPITLEAIEVTETAETAEAVAEAIAEAVEAVVETPETPEVTFATLGLPEGVVRKLAQNGVTSPFPIQAATIPDALAGKDILGRGRTGSGKTLSFGLPLLASLSGGHTDKKKPRGIILTPTRELAMQVADALQPYGDVLGLKMKVVCGGTSMSNQMYALERGVDVLVATPGRLRDLINRGACSLENVQVAVLDEADQMSDLGFLPEVTELLDQIPGGGQRMLFSATMENEISTLVKRYLTNPVTHEVDSAQGNVTTMSHHILIVKPKDKAPVTAAIASRKGRTIIFVRTQLGADRIAEQLRDSGVKADALHGGMTQGARTRTLADFKDGYVNALVATDVAARGIHVDGIDLVLNVDPAGDHKDYLHRAGRTARAGRTGTVVSLSLPHQRRQIFRLMEDAGVDAGRHIIQGGAAFEPEVAEITGARSMTEVQAESAGNAAQQAEREVSQLSKELERAQRRATELREEADRLVARVARERGEDPEAAVVAAAEAAVEQNAVAEAPAEAAVSEQAAERPAYEQPRQRRDERGNYERRDDRRDDRGGRSFERRDDRGGFNRDRRDGDRGGFRRDDRRDDRGGRSFERRDDRGGFNRDRRDDRGGAGRDDRGGRSFERRDERPAGGFNRDRRDDRRDDRRDERPSGGFRRDERPAGGFNRDRRDERPSGGFRRDDRQSGGFNRDRRDDRPSTHRGSDRPFNRDRRDDRPGFRSGGHDRPGFRRDDHRGTGSGSGSGTTGRRDDKPRWKRNG
- a CDS encoding metallopeptidase family protein translates to MLEMTREEFEELVAEALDRIPPELTRLMDNVAVFVEDEPAADDPELLGLYEGTPLTDRGEWYAGVLPDRITIYRGPTLRMCKTREEVVAETEVTVVHEIAHHFGIDDARLHALGYG
- a CDS encoding metallophosphoesterase family protein, whose protein sequence is MVRARLPTAVLKRPKPVRRGNPVPELAARPNPWIRALGLTAVVLIGAWLGLLIVGDVRVSVGPMNTTMTLRPSVTGGTKINISPLGALSLDSHIAPVRLDVNVDQLDPERSQALVDHPERLSGLQDEVARDIEHGTLDLALRSCVAVVSGATALGLAVYRRPRRALAAGGLALTLLAASGATAYATWNPKSVLEPRFSGLLSSAPSLVGNARSIVTEFDVYQQELARLVTNVTKLYDVTSTLPAFQPDPTTVRVLHVSDIHLNPASWKIIASLVEQYKVNVIVDSGDTMDHGSAAENGFLDPIATLGAPYVWVRGNHDSLVTQRYLEGMKNVHVLDDGRTVSLAGLRFAGIGDPQFTPDRSSAPGAEESQEEAGARLAQALRAQRDAGTPADVAIAHEPSAARGTDGEVPLVLAGHLHHEDMEVMKKGTRLRVEGSTGGSGLRAVEGKYPDPIEASILYFDRDTRRLQAWDEIKLGGLGLTTAEVSRHLPKENLPGAVPSPSPSPTPSPSPPLSPSVGPSVSPSRTAP
- the hrpA gene encoding ATP-dependent RNA helicase HrpA; this encodes MSTHPTPGASAPGTPALGDLAPRLTELSLRDAHRLGRRLEGARKIRKPEARAAVLAEIEAEVAQVEERMVLRRGRVPAVSYPEQLPVSQKKDEIAAAIRDHQVVIVAGETGSGKTTQIPKICLELGRGVRGMIGHTQPRRIAARTVAERVAEELSTPLGEAVGWKVRFTDQVNPDATFVKLMTDGILLAEIQTDRELRAYDTIIIDEAHERSLNIDFLMGYLAQLLPRRPDLKVVITSATIDPERFSRHFGEAPIVEVSGRTYPVEVRYRPLLEEDSEDADRDQITAITDAVEELMGEGKGDILVFLSGEREIRDTADALEKKKFRFTEVLPLYARLSHAEQHRVFQQHTGRRIVLATNVAETSLTVPGIKYVIDPGFARISRYSHRTKVQRLPIEPISQASANQRKGRCGRTSDGICIRLYDEDDFLARPEFTDAEILRTNLASVILQMTAAGLGDIEKFPFIDPPDHRNIRDGVQLLQELNALDPAEKDPRRRLTQTGRKLAQLPVDPRLARMVLEADKNGCVREVMVIAAALSIQDPRERPADKQTQADQQHARFKDETSDFLAYLNLWRYVREQQKERGSSSFRRMCKQEYLNFLRIREWQDIYTQLRTVAKQMGIHLNEEDAPEQSVHVSLLAGLLSHIGMKDVKDGNKNEYLGARSAKFAIFPGSALFKKQPRFMMSAELVETSRLWARVNARIEPEWVEPLAGHLLKRTYSEPRWEKDQAAVMADEKVTLYGVPIIAQRKVNYGRIDPETSRDLFIRNALVEGDWRTHHKFFADNRRLLSEVEELEHRARRRDIVVDDETLFDFYDERVPEHVVSGAHFDSWWKHKRHEQPDHLDFEREMLIRESAEAVTKADYPDSWRQGQLTFRVTYQFEPGADADGVTVHIPLHVLNQVTDEGFDWQIPGLREEVVTELIRSLPKPIRRHYVPAPNFAKRFLDRAVPLQEPLTTTMARELKRMVGVPFEADDFDWSRLPDHLRITFRIVDERRRKLAEDKDLETLRLRLKPKARQAISQAAAATAERQGGESLERSGLTDWTIGSLARVFETRRAGQPVKAYPALVDDGDTVSVRLFDTEAEQAEAMWKGTRRLILRTIPVNPAKFASEKLTNAQKLALSANPHGSIQALFDDCAMAAADRLIADFGGPAWDEESYRKLYDKVRAEIVDTTVRTVGAVQQVLAAWQACERRLKGVRSPVLLANLADVRKQLDALVKPGFVTWAGLRRLPDLMRYLVAADRRLQQMPTGVQRDTSRMEKVHEMQDEYAWLLEQLPQGRPVPQQVLDIRWMIEELRVSYFAHALGTAYPVSDKRIVKAIDAMAP